The following proteins are encoded in a genomic region of Ornithodoros turicata isolate Travis chromosome 6, ASM3712646v1, whole genome shotgun sequence:
- the LOC135399282 gene encoding DDB1- and CUL4-associated factor 12 homolog produces the protein MAHVRKPAINGYRTDDENDVGRVWQRIVTGMDPSVISDPKRLQYLLCYSSVMYAPKRTSKSFVEYASARELGLHRLQQLKVNNSYGIRHLLRNGLHREHEIKLGRLNKIFCSTWLTDNQIAFGTKCNKLMVLDLYTQKLYQIPSLQSSPFSHPPENPCGIHSLQINPSRTLLATGALNSNDAAVYSLPTLDPVCVGEGAHKDWIFDLAWIDDEFFVTGSRDTTLALWRVRDQNPNPINYGHLSPLMVRPCRNAEKVRALLYSQRNSELVALSLNAFLHQWDVRTFKWKASHKLSYSQENVCLAQQPQRNMYAIGSKSYITFLDSGTFRSVYKVPSKCTGCSVRSLSFSDDLLTIGTGIGAVLFFDLRALKYLDRTTPGKYCALKANRGWVHKDDTYEEFFSHIDYTPAIYTHCYDSSGLRLFTAGGPLPAGLQGNYAGLWH, from the coding sequence ATGGCTCACGTAAGAAAGCCAGCAATCAATGGATACCGCACAGATGATGAAAATGACGTTGGTAGAGTGTGGCAAAGAATTGTGACAGGAATGGACCCTTCGGTTATCAGTGACCCGAAAAGGCTGCAGTATTTACTATGCTACTCGAGTGTCATGTATGCCCCAAAACGGACATCCAAAAGCTTCGTGGAATACGCTAGCGCTAGGGAACTGGGCTTACATCGATTGCAACAACTCAAGGTGAACAATTCTTACGGAATCAGACATTTGCTACGGAATGGTCTTCACCGCGAGCACGAAATCAAGCTGGGCCGCTTGAACAAGATATTCTGCTCGACGTGGTTGACCGATAACCAAATCGCGTTTGGTACGAAGTGTAACAAACTTATGGTGCTCGACTTATACACACAGAAGCTTTACCAGATCCCCAGTTTGCAAAGCAGCCCATTTAGTCACCCACCCGAAAATCCGTGTGGAATTCACTCATTACAGATCAACCCATCTCGAACGCTGCTCGCTACAGGAGCTTTGAACTCAAATGACGCAGCAGTGTACAGTCTACCAACGTTAGACCCAGTTTGTGTTGGAGAAGGTGCACACAAGGATTGGATCTTCGACCTCGCTTGGATTGATGATGAGTTTTTTGTCACTGGGTCGCGCGACACGACGCTGGCCCTGTGGCGGGTACGGGATCAAAATCCCAATCCCATAAACTACGGACACTTGTCTCCACTGATGGTACGACCATGCAGAAATGCTGAAAAAGTCCGTGCTCTTCTGTACAGCCAACGTAACTCTGAACTGGTTGCGCTCTCACTAAACGCGTTCCTTCATCAGTGGGATGTCCGAACCTTTAAGTGGAAAGCTTCTCACAAGCTGTCTTACTCACAGGAAAACGTTTGCCTTGCACAACAACCACAAAGAAATATGTATGCCATTGGATCAAAGTCATACATTACCTTTCTGGACTCTGGAACATTTCGATCGGTTTATAAGGTGCCATCGAAGTGCACTGGATGTAGCGTCCGCTCTTTGAGCTTCTCGGACGATCTGCTTACAATTGGAACGGGCATTGgtgcagtgttgttttttgaTCTTCGAGCACTCAAGTACCTCGACAGAACCACACCTGGAAAATACTGTGCCCTCAAAGCAAACCGTGGCTGGGTCCATAAGGATGACACCTACGAAGAATTTTTCTCTCACATAGACTACACGCCTGCCATTTACACCCACTGCTATGATTCTTCTGGGCTTCGGCTTTTCACTGCTGGGGGCCCACTCCCGGCGGGACTTCAGGGGAATTATGCAGGACTGTGGCACTGA